From Blastochloris viridis, one genomic window encodes:
- a CDS encoding FTR1 family iron permease: MSSQLGNVVFIIWRESVEALLVIGILSAWLTHQGAGVGRAKAYLWSGVGAGLVVAVLLGWALVTLGDTLPEETQQAYQATVVLVAAALIVQMVIWMRRHGRTLKRELETSLSEAAAQSSWWGVFVLALIAVAREGSETAIFLYGTLSAGSGSGLLALIGAAAVGFALALATYGLLQLGGRVLSWRVFFRVTEVMLLFLAAALLMTGIGILIDLELLPALTGKLWDTSWLLSDGGTVGGMVSALTGYRARPVGIEVIAFVGYWVVVLWLLSTPRSITATARPTA, translated from the coding sequence GTGAGCAGCCAACTCGGCAACGTCGTCTTCATCATCTGGCGCGAAAGCGTCGAGGCCCTTTTGGTGATCGGCATCCTGAGTGCGTGGCTCACCCACCAGGGCGCCGGCGTCGGCCGGGCCAAGGCCTATCTGTGGTCGGGGGTCGGCGCCGGGCTGGTGGTGGCGGTGCTGCTCGGCTGGGCCCTGGTGACGCTGGGCGACACCCTGCCGGAGGAAACCCAGCAGGCTTATCAGGCCACGGTGGTGCTGGTGGCGGCAGCGCTGATCGTGCAGATGGTGATTTGGATGCGCCGCCACGGCCGCACCCTGAAGCGCGAACTCGAGACCTCGCTGAGCGAGGCGGCGGCGCAGTCGAGCTGGTGGGGCGTGTTCGTGCTGGCCCTGATCGCGGTGGCGCGCGAGGGCAGCGAAACCGCGATCTTCCTTTATGGCACGCTGTCGGCCGGCTCCGGATCGGGCCTGTTGGCACTGATCGGCGCCGCTGCGGTCGGCTTTGCGCTGGCGCTCGCCACCTATGGCCTGCTGCAGCTTGGCGGCCGGGTGCTGTCGTGGCGGGTGTTCTTCCGCGTCACCGAAGTGATGCTGCTGTTCCTCGCCGCCGCGCTGTTGATGACCGGGATCGGCATCCTGATCGACCTGGAACTGCTGCCGGCGCTCACCGGCAAGCTGTGGGACACCTCGTGGCTGTTGTCCGACGGCGGCACCGTCGGCGGCATGGTGTCGGCGCTGACGGGCTATCGCGCCCGCCCGGTCGGCATCGAGGTGATCGCGTTCGTTGGATATTGGGTGGTGGTGCTATGGCTTCTCTCGACGCCGCGTTCGATAACCGCGACCGCTCGGCCAACCGCGTAG